A section of the Flavobacterium sp. CG_23.5 genome encodes:
- a CDS encoding M16 family metallopeptidase, translated as MSKTIKMLLALVLFTTVTFAQNQFGWKQATSNGYTYKYVTNDPAKARFYTLKNGLTVILSPTKKDPRIQAYVAVKAGSKNDPSTNTGLAHYLEHMLFKGTDKYGTLNWAKEKPELDKIDALYEQYNKSKDSLQRKATYKKIDSISGVASKYAIANEYDKLMSGMGAQGTNAFTSFEQTVYTDDVPSSSLDKYITVQAERFRNPILRIFHTELEAVYEEKNRGLDSDGNKVFEELFANLFKKHNYGIQTTIGTIEHLKNPSLLEIRKYFNKNYVPNNMGVIMSGDFNPDEVIAKIEKAFAYMQPKPIAKYTFENESPITAPIVKEIVGPDAENLTIGFRLPGNKDKDVIIADLVGQVLTNGKAGLLDLNLVKKQRLLRASAFTYTLIDHGVLYLSAAPTSGQTLEEVKTLVLAEIDNLKKGNFDDNLINSIINNIKKSKIYETEKYSDRASSLMNAFTSELDWKDQVAYVNDLSKVKKEDIVAFANKYLGENYVAILKRKGEKQNNAKIEKPQITPVETNADKQSAFVKMVSEMPNNAATPVFLDFNKDIQKSKLGKAEVLYVANTDNSIFRLKYRYKIGSLNDLKQSLASQYIQFLGTDKMSAEEISKAFYKIACSFSINTGEEFTTVSIEGLQDNFEKAVALYENVIQNVKADEVALKALKARISKSRKDAKANKGAILQGLTSYAMFGAKNKFNNSLSNAELESLTSKELMDRIKNLNNYEQTVIYYGPTPLTALVGKLKTLHTVPATFTATSPLKEFKQTTQTQNQVLFTDYDMVQAETRWIRNTENYDTNKNTIVNVFNNYFGGGMGSLVFQTIRESKALAYSTFGYYIAPQKKEQEYYMLGYVGSQADKFKDATVAMNELLNQLPEVSGNLDLAKSQVKKDIQTERITQDNIITTYLANKQLGETSDVRKKLYTSVDNVTMQDLKAFHKSYLSEKPYTYAIVASEKKVSMDDMKKLGEVKKISLEELFGY; from the coding sequence ATGTCGAAAACAATTAAGATGCTTTTAGCCTTAGTACTGTTTACAACGGTCACTTTTGCTCAAAATCAATTCGGGTGGAAACAAGCAACAAGTAATGGTTACACCTACAAATACGTTACAAATGACCCTGCAAAAGCAAGGTTTTATACTCTTAAAAATGGATTAACCGTTATTTTGAGCCCAACAAAAAAAGATCCTAGAATTCAAGCTTATGTTGCCGTAAAAGCAGGAAGCAAGAATGACCCTTCAACAAATACAGGACTAGCTCATTATTTAGAGCATATGCTTTTTAAAGGAACCGATAAATATGGTACTTTAAACTGGGCAAAAGAAAAACCAGAATTAGATAAAATTGATGCATTGTATGAGCAATACAACAAATCGAAAGATTCACTTCAAAGAAAAGCAACTTATAAAAAAATTGACTCCATTTCAGGCGTTGCGAGCAAATATGCAATTGCCAATGAATATGACAAATTAATGAGTGGAATGGGCGCTCAAGGGACTAATGCGTTTACCTCGTTTGAACAAACCGTATATACTGATGATGTACCTAGCAGTTCCTTAGACAAATATATAACAGTGCAAGCAGAACGTTTTAGAAACCCAATATTAAGAATCTTTCACACCGAGCTTGAGGCAGTTTACGAAGAGAAAAACAGAGGTTTAGACAGCGATGGTAATAAAGTTTTTGAAGAATTATTTGCTAACTTATTCAAAAAGCACAATTACGGGATTCAAACAACAATTGGAACTATAGAACATTTAAAAAATCCTTCTTTATTAGAAATTAGGAAGTATTTTAATAAAAATTATGTTCCTAATAATATGGGAGTTATTATGTCTGGTGATTTTAATCCAGATGAAGTAATTGCAAAAATTGAGAAAGCGTTTGCTTATATGCAACCAAAACCAATAGCTAAATATACTTTTGAAAATGAAAGCCCAATAACAGCTCCAATTGTAAAAGAAATTGTGGGGCCAGATGCTGAGAATTTGACGATCGGATTTAGACTTCCTGGAAACAAAGACAAAGATGTTATTATTGCTGATTTAGTTGGTCAAGTACTTACGAATGGAAAAGCAGGACTTTTAGACTTGAATCTTGTTAAAAAACAAAGATTACTTAGAGCTAGTGCTTTTACCTATACCTTAATTGACCACGGAGTACTTTATTTATCAGCTGCACCTACAAGCGGACAAACTTTAGAAGAAGTAAAAACTTTAGTATTAGCTGAAATAGATAACCTTAAAAAAGGGAATTTTGATGACAACTTGATTAATTCAATTATCAACAACATCAAAAAAAGCAAAATTTACGAAACAGAAAAATATTCAGACAGAGCGAGTTCTTTGATGAATGCTTTTACTTCAGAGCTAGACTGGAAGGATCAAGTTGCCTATGTAAATGATTTATCTAAAGTCAAGAAAGAAGATATCGTTGCTTTTGCCAATAAATATTTAGGCGAAAACTATGTCGCCATTTTAAAAAGAAAAGGTGAAAAGCAGAATAATGCAAAAATCGAAAAACCACAAATCACTCCTGTAGAAACCAATGCCGACAAACAATCTGCTTTTGTGAAAATGGTTAGCGAAATGCCTAACAATGCCGCTACTCCAGTATTCTTAGATTTCAACAAAGACATTCAAAAATCTAAACTTGGAAAAGCTGAAGTGCTTTATGTCGCTAATACTGACAATTCAATCTTTCGCTTAAAATACCGTTATAAAATTGGCTCTTTAAACGACCTGAAACAATCGTTAGCCTCCCAATACATTCAATTTTTAGGAACCGATAAAATGTCTGCTGAAGAAATATCTAAAGCTTTTTATAAAATAGCTTGTAGTTTCAGCATCAATACCGGAGAAGAATTTACCACGGTTTCAATAGAAGGTTTGCAAGACAATTTTGAAAAAGCAGTCGCATTATATGAAAATGTAATTCAGAACGTCAAAGCAGATGAAGTCGCTCTAAAAGCACTTAAAGCTAGAATTTCTAAATCAAGAAAAGATGCGAAAGCCAATAAAGGTGCAATTCTTCAAGGGCTAACCAGTTATGCAATGTTTGGTGCTAAAAACAAGTTTAACAACAGTTTAAGTAATGCAGAACTTGAGTCATTAACTTCTAAAGAATTAATGGATAGAATTAAAAACCTAAATAACTACGAACAAACCGTTATATATTATGGTCCAACTCCGCTTACTGCATTAGTAGGGAAATTAAAAACTTTACATACGGTTCCTGCAACATTTACTGCAACAAGTCCTTTAAAAGAATTTAAACAAACCACGCAAACTCAAAATCAAGTGTTATTTACTGATTATGATATGGTTCAAGCCGAAACGAGATGGATTAGAAACACAGAAAACTATGACACAAACAAAAATACTATTGTCAACGTTTTCAACAACTATTTTGGTGGCGGAATGGGTTCTTTAGTATTCCAAACAATTAGAGAAAGCAAAGCATTAGCGTATAGTACTTTTGGATATTATATTGCTCCACAAAAGAAAGAGCAAGAATATTACATGTTAGGTTACGTAGGTAGCCAAGCTGATAAATTCAAAGACGCGACTGTAGCTATGAATGAATTGTTAAATCAATTACCCGAAGTTTCTGGCAACTTAGATTTAGCTAAAAGCCAAGTTAAAAAAGACATTCAAACAGAAAGAATTACACAAGACAACATTATCACCACTTACCTTGCTAACAAGCAATTAGGCGAAACGTCCGATGTTAGAAAAAAATTATACACCTCTGTAGATAACGTTACTATGCAAGATTTGAAAGCTTTTCATAAAAGTTATTTATCTGAAAAACCATATACTTACGCTATCGTAGCTTCAGAGAAAAAAGTATCGATGGATGATATGAAAAAATTAGGTGAGGTAAAGAAAATTTCATTAGAAGAACTTTTCGGTTACTAA
- the secA gene encoding preprotein translocase subunit SecA, whose product MSFINSIIKVFVGDKSQKDVKALQPYLNKIKTFETSLMSLSNDELRARTAFFKEKIKEARADKDAKIASLKLEVETIEDIDKREDIYVAIDALEKEAYDISEKTLLEILPEAFAVVKETARRFKDNTQIVVTATSKDRELSATKSYITLDGEQAIWANTWNAAGKEITWDMIHYDVQLIGGMVLHEGKIAEMQTGEGKTLVATLPLYLNALTGNGVHLVTVNDYLAKRDSTWKAPLFEFHGMSVECIDNYQPSSEGRKKAYDADITYGTNNEFGFDYLRDNMAHSPEDLVQRKHNYAIVDEVDSVLIDDARTPLIISGPVPQGDRHEFNELKPKIENLVSLQRQLANGFLSDAKKLIKEGNTKEGGFNLLRAYRALPKNKALIKFLSEEGIKQLLQKTENQYMQDNNREMHKIDEALYFVIEEKNNQVELTDNGIKYLSSDSDDTNFFVLPDIGTEIATIEKKKLDKDSEAEEKEKLFQDFGIKSERIHTLTQLLKAYALFEKDVEYVIMDNKIMIVDEQTGRIMDGRRYSDGLHQAIEAKENVKIEAATQTFATVTLQNYFRMYNKLGGMTGTASTEAGELWQIYKLDVVEIPTNRGMARLDKEDFIYKTTREKFNAVIEDVTELSKAGRPVLIGTTSVEISELLSRMLKMRGVAHNVLNAKMHKQEAQIVEEAGKSGVVTIATNMAGRGTDIKLSPEVKAAGGLAIVGTERHDSRRVDRQLRGRAGRQGDPGSSQFYVSLEDNLMRLFGSERVAKVMDRMGLQEGEVIQHSMMTKSIERAQKKVEENNFGVRKRLLEYDDVMNAQREVVYKRRRHALFGERLKLDIANMLYDTCELIVDENKANNDFKNFEFELIRYFSITSPVSQAEFSKLTEMELTGKIYKATLEFYTEKTERSAREAFPIIKDVYEDKNNQFERIVVPFTDGLKTLNVVTDLKKAYDTKGNQLVADFEKNITLSIVDEAWKKHLRKMDELKQSVQLAVHEQKDPLLIYKLEAFNLFRAMLDNVNKEVISFLFKGDLPAQQNQQIQEAKEVRQTEDYQLSKDEVLNSDELAEKNREAGQTQQRQVTETIVRDMPKINRNDTVSIQNVANGQVQEMKYKKAESLIASGQWVLVN is encoded by the coding sequence ATGAGTTTCATAAACAGTATTATTAAAGTCTTTGTTGGGGACAAATCTCAAAAAGATGTAAAAGCTTTACAACCGTATCTTAACAAAATTAAAACTTTTGAAACTAGCTTAATGTCATTATCAAATGATGAATTGAGAGCTCGTACCGCTTTTTTCAAAGAGAAAATAAAAGAAGCTCGCGCTGATAAAGACGCGAAAATTGCTTCATTAAAGCTGGAAGTTGAAACCATTGAAGATATTGATAAAAGAGAAGATATCTACGTTGCAATTGATGCTCTTGAAAAAGAAGCTTACGATATTTCGGAAAAAACATTATTGGAAATTCTTCCTGAGGCTTTTGCAGTTGTAAAAGAAACAGCAAGACGTTTTAAAGATAATACACAAATAGTGGTAACTGCTACTTCCAAAGACAGAGAATTATCAGCTACAAAAAGTTATATCACCCTTGATGGTGAACAAGCTATATGGGCAAATACGTGGAATGCCGCAGGGAAAGAAATTACTTGGGACATGATTCACTATGATGTTCAATTGATTGGTGGAATGGTTTTGCATGAAGGAAAAATTGCTGAAATGCAAACGGGTGAAGGAAAAACATTAGTGGCAACTTTACCTCTTTATTTAAATGCTTTGACTGGAAACGGTGTGCATTTAGTAACCGTGAATGATTATTTGGCTAAACGTGATAGTACTTGGAAAGCGCCTTTATTCGAATTTCATGGTATGTCTGTAGAATGTATTGATAATTATCAACCGAGTTCTGAAGGTAGAAAAAAAGCATACGATGCTGATATCACTTATGGTACCAACAACGAATTTGGTTTTGACTATTTAAGAGATAATATGGCACATTCGCCAGAAGATTTAGTTCAAAGAAAACACAATTATGCGATTGTCGATGAGGTCGATTCTGTTTTAATTGATGATGCAAGAACGCCGCTTATTATTTCTGGTCCGGTTCCACAAGGAGATCGTCATGAATTTAATGAGTTAAAACCAAAAATTGAAAACTTAGTAAGCCTACAACGTCAATTGGCTAACGGCTTTTTATCTGATGCTAAAAAATTAATCAAAGAAGGAAATACCAAAGAAGGTGGATTCAACTTATTAAGAGCATATAGAGCATTACCAAAAAACAAAGCACTTATTAAATTTTTGAGTGAAGAAGGAATTAAACAATTGCTTCAAAAAACCGAAAATCAATACATGCAGGATAACAATCGTGAAATGCACAAGATTGATGAAGCTTTGTATTTTGTAATTGAAGAAAAAAACAACCAAGTAGAATTAACGGATAACGGAATTAAATACTTGTCTTCAGATTCTGATGATACTAACTTTTTTGTTCTTCCAGACATTGGAACTGAAATTGCAACTATCGAAAAGAAAAAATTAGACAAAGATTCTGAAGCGGAAGAAAAAGAAAAATTATTCCAAGATTTTGGTATCAAAAGTGAACGTATTCATACTTTGACACAACTTTTGAAAGCCTACGCTTTATTCGAAAAAGATGTAGAATATGTAATCATGGATAACAAAATCATGATTGTCGATGAGCAAACAGGTCGTATCATGGATGGTCGTCGTTATTCTGATGGATTACACCAAGCAATTGAAGCCAAAGAAAATGTAAAAATCGAAGCAGCTACTCAAACATTTGCTACGGTAACTTTACAGAATTACTTCAGAATGTACAACAAACTGGGCGGTATGACTGGAACAGCTTCAACTGAAGCTGGCGAGTTATGGCAAATCTACAAACTGGATGTGGTAGAAATTCCTACTAACAGAGGAATGGCGAGATTAGACAAAGAAGATTTTATATACAAAACTACTCGTGAAAAATTCAACGCGGTAATTGAAGATGTAACCGAATTGTCAAAAGCAGGAAGACCAGTACTTATTGGAACAACTTCTGTGGAGATTTCGGAATTATTAAGCCGAATGTTAAAAATGAGAGGAGTTGCGCATAATGTATTGAATGCAAAAATGCACAAGCAAGAAGCTCAGATCGTAGAAGAAGCAGGAAAATCAGGGGTGGTAACCATCGCTACTAACATGGCTGGTCGTGGTACCGATATTAAATTATCTCCAGAAGTGAAAGCAGCTGGTGGATTAGCGATTGTAGGTACGGAACGTCACGATTCACGTCGTGTTGACCGTCAGTTACGTGGTCGTGCAGGTCGTCAAGGTGACCCGGGAAGTTCTCAATTTTATGTGTCTCTTGAAGACAACTTAATGCGTTTGTTTGGTTCTGAAAGAGTGGCTAAAGTGATGGACAGAATGGGATTGCAAGAAGGTGAAGTTATTCAACATTCGATGATGACAAAATCTATCGAGCGCGCGCAGAAAAAAGTTGAAGAAAATAACTTTGGTGTTCGTAAACGTTTATTGGAATATGATGATGTTATGAATGCACAACGTGAAGTAGTGTACAAACGTCGTCGTCATGCTTTGTTTGGAGAGCGTTTGAAATTGGACATCGCCAACATGCTTTATGATACTTGTGAATTGATTGTTGACGAGAATAAAGCAAATAACGATTTCAAAAATTTTGAATTCGAATTGATTCGTTATTTCTCTATTACCTCTCCAGTTTCTCAAGCGGAGTTTAGTAAATTGACAGAAATGGAATTGACCGGTAAAATTTATAAAGCAACTTTAGAATTTTATACGGAGAAAACAGAAAGAAGCGCCAGAGAAGCATTTCCAATTATAAAAGATGTTTACGAAGATAAAAACAATCAATTTGAGCGTATTGTAGTTCCATTTACGGATGGTCTAAAAACCTTGAATGTGGTAACTGATTTAAAGAAAGCATACGATACCAAAGGGAATCAATTGGTTGCTGATTTCGAAAAAAATATCACTTTGTCTATTGTTGATGAAGCGTGGAAAAAACACTTACGTAAAATGGACGAGTTGAAACAATCGGTTCAACTAGCCGTTCACGAACAAAAAGATCCATTGCTTATTTACAAACTGGAAGCGTTCAATTTGTTTAGAGCAATGCTTGACAACGTAAATAAAGAAGTTATATCATTCTTGTTCAAAGGTGACTTACCAGCGCAACAGAATCAACAAATTCAAGAAGCTAAAGAAGTTCGTCAGACAGAAGACTATCAATTGAGTAAAGATGAAGTTTTAAATTCCGATGAGTTAGCCGAAAAAAATCGTGAAGCGGGACAAACCCAACAGCGACAAGTAACAGAGACTATCGTGAGAGATATGCCAAAAATTAACCGTAACGATACTGTTAGCATACAAAACGTAGCTAACGGACAAGTACAAGAAATGAAATACAAAAAAGCCGAAAGCTTAATCGCTTCAGGACAATGGGTACTGGTAAACTAA
- a CDS encoding cob(I)yrinic acid a,c-diamide adenosyltransferase, protein MKVYTKTGDKGTTALFGGTRVPKDHARIESYGTVDELNSHIGLIRDQEMNVHYKDILIEIQDRLFTVGAILATPPEKEVMKNGELRLKKLGIIETDIELLENEIDAMEEELPPMTHFVLPGGHTTVSYCHIARCVCRRAERLAVHLSHNEPVAEIAIKYLNRLSDYLFVLARKLSHDLNAEEVQWIPRK, encoded by the coding sequence ATGAAAGTATATACAAAAACGGGAGATAAAGGAACAACGGCACTTTTTGGCGGAACCAGAGTTCCAAAAGACCATGCGCGAATAGAAAGTTATGGAACGGTTGACGAATTAAATTCCCATATTGGATTAATCCGCGATCAGGAAATGAATGTTCATTACAAAGATATTTTAATTGAAATTCAAGATCGATTATTTACTGTTGGAGCAATTCTCGCCACACCACCCGAAAAAGAAGTGATGAAAAACGGAGAACTTCGTTTAAAAAAGTTAGGCATCATAGAAACTGATATTGAATTATTGGAAAATGAAATTGATGCAATGGAAGAGGAACTTCCGCCAATGACTCATTTTGTACTTCCTGGAGGACACACAACTGTGTCATATTGTCATATAGCGCGTTGCGTTTGTCGTCGTGCAGAACGACTAGCGGTACATTTAAGCCATAATGAACCCGTTGCCGAGATTGCAATCAAGTACCTGAACCGACTTTCTGACTATCTTTTTGTGTTGGCACGAAAGTTGTCCCATGATTTGAACGCTGAGGAAGTTCAATGGATTCCGAGAAAGTAG
- a CDS encoding RimK family alpha-L-glutamate ligase, producing the protein MKIALLTCEKLPELTPADQLLIPELAQHDIVAKPVIWSDKTINWKQYEYLIFRNTWDYFEKETEFNLWLDQIEKSGIKTLNSIEIIKQNKHKFYLREMENQGISILPTVFIDKTNSLNLAELIPSHWKKAVIKPAFSAGSYLTEVFDVANIEKVNADYKDLAQEKELLLQEFMPEIQIVGETSFIFFNKKFSHAVNKKPVEGDFRVQSQFGGKYILVQPSQELIEKAQRVVDTFDENLLYARVDGIIIDDELFLMEIECIEPDLYFDISEGALERFVASIVELIQ; encoded by the coding sequence ATGAAAATAGCTTTACTCACCTGCGAAAAACTCCCCGAATTAACTCCTGCGGACCAACTTTTAATTCCAGAATTAGCCCAACATGATATTGTGGCAAAACCGGTAATTTGGAGCGACAAAACCATCAACTGGAAACAGTATGAGTACTTGATTTTTCGCAATACCTGGGATTATTTCGAAAAAGAAACCGAATTCAATCTTTGGCTTGACCAAATAGAAAAATCAGGGATTAAAACTCTTAATTCGATTGAGATCATCAAGCAAAACAAACACAAGTTTTATTTGCGCGAAATGGAAAACCAGGGAATTTCAATTCTACCAACTGTTTTCATAGACAAAACAAATTCGCTCAACCTTGCTGAACTCATTCCTTCACATTGGAAAAAAGCAGTTATAAAACCAGCCTTTTCAGCCGGCTCTTATCTTACTGAAGTTTTCGATGTTGCTAATATCGAAAAAGTCAATGCTGATTATAAAGATTTAGCACAGGAAAAAGAACTGCTATTACAGGAATTCATGCCCGAAATTCAAATCGTGGGCGAAACCTCTTTTATATTTTTCAATAAAAAATTCTCTCATGCAGTCAATAAAAAACCGGTAGAAGGCGATTTTAGAGTTCAATCACAGTTTGGAGGAAAATATATTTTGGTACAACCCAGCCAAGAATTAATTGAAAAGGCACAAAGAGTTGTGGATACATTTGATGAAAATTTATTGTATGCCAGAGTTGATGGAATCATCATCGATGATGAATTATTCTTAATGGAAATCGAATGCATTGAGCCTGATTTATATTTTGATATCAGTGAAGGCGCTCTGGAACGATTTGTTGCTTCAATAGTCGAATTAATACAGTAA
- a CDS encoding DUF2795 domain-containing protein has protein sequence MYWTLELASYLSDAPWPANKDELIDYAIRAGAPLEVVENLQSIEDEGEIYESMEEIWPDYPTDEDYLWNEDEY, from the coding sequence ATGTATTGGACATTAGAATTAGCCTCATATTTAAGTGACGCACCGTGGCCTGCTAACAAAGACGAACTTATTGACTACGCTATTAGAGCAGGAGCTCCATTAGAAGTAGTAGAAAACCTTCAATCTATAGAAGATGAAGGCGAGATATATGAATCAATGGAAGAAATTTGGCCAGATTATCCTACCGATGAAGATTATCTTTGGAATGAGGATGAATATTAA